In the genome of Plasmodium falciparum 3D7 genome assembly, chromosome: 2, one region contains:
- a CDS encoding cytoadherence linked asexual protein 2, translated as MVSSVKSSLFLLIFFLYLKKNVICSINDNVNENITEGLDEYEFGNENINESITENVNVNVTENEKDNLIYNDDNNNIEELKSMIGNDELHKNLSILEKLILDSLKKDKLKLPLIKEGTEEYLDISKFKKKILTDSDDKTYILPTLESSFYDITKYEHILKEQLIEEYNSKISDAVKKKLLIVRTLKTIKLMLIPLNAYKEKNDLKIALEELNNVITHRTYETLKKSPIENPGEFFRKLLTHVKEVKESKEIENKGEYLILGNDKIEIMDAHDFFFTTNSNIKFMETLDSISNQYGLGLINDLGPHLIALGHFMVLKLALKNYKNYFEAKNTKFFSWQKILEFSLTDRFKILDMMCDHDVVYYSQDKRRKTYLNVDTSGSSMECNILEFLIHYFNKYQLEIIKATQDTDFELHGMMEHKNIKDYFFSFMCNDPKECIIYHTNQFKKEAKEENTFPEEPNREISAYNLYLNYYYFMKRYSSYGIKKTLYVHLLNLTGLLNYDTRSYVTSLYLPGYYNVVEMSFTEDVEFTTLFNNLLKCIKKCHKEETNTNTSLMDSNSSHNYFLHEITKCDLCKGAFLYSNMKFEEVPSMLQKFYIYLTEGLRIQKVSFLMKTLDIYQDYSNFLSHDINWYTFLFLFRLTSFEEISKKSVGEAMYLNIQDEDSFHKTITTNYWFPSPIKKYYTLYVRKHLPNNLLDELEKLMKSSTLEKMKKSINFLVHVNSFLQLDFFHQLNEPPVGLPRSYPLSLILEHKFKEWMNSSPAGFYFSNYHNPYIRKELHRKVLTEKFEPPKMNKWNEVLKSLIECAYDMYFEQRHVKNLYKNHNIYNINNKIMLMRDSVDLYKKNFKDVIFFADIFNLRKYLTATPLIKKTWDRMYYFIYRNTGNSVNFYKYGIIYGFKINKVYLKEVVDELYSIYNFNTDIFSDTSFLQTVYLLFRKIEDSYRTHRRNDHIGVNNIFFMNVANNYSKLNNEEREMEIHNSMASRYYSKTMFAAFQMLFSTMLSNDANNLDKVYGKSSNIQVATSTTAFLTFAYVYNGSIMDSLTNRLLPPYAKKPITQLKYGKTFVFSNYFMLASQIYEMLNYKNLSLLCEYQAVASANYYSAKKLGQFVGRKYFPLTTYYLSLRIRASYGWVHGTETKICNSEGVSCSRKGPTPGKFFFNWKSDAPIYLYFYFFSNLYLDSAKYFPGGFSTSLKEQTEHVSQKGFKKKPMVHELTKNLILDVTNGFMYAFCFYSIMPLYAYFENVNFYIISNFRFLDRYYNAFNKYFINFFKTKLKKYTTDVFIKYEYDAYTSMKKYGYLNEVIGSRLSSKNRIVKYIYDSNDDIMNNLRRYDMENRFRNKMSTYVDEYAFFDDCGKNEVFLNDRCDYCPIVEDLCEPDTKEYQPHTSNIQKVTDKNTTYINYEKLHEESYSQETQSDNTDDEKDNDLPDTELMITRLQ; from the exons atggtCTCATCCGTTAAATCatcattgtttttattaattttctttttatatttaaaaaaaaatgttatatgttctataaatgataatgtaaatgaaaatataactGAAGGGTTAGATGAATATGAATTtggaaatgaaaatataaatgaaagcATAACTGAAAATGTAAATGTAAATGTAactgaaaatgaaaaagataatttaatttataatgatgataataataatattgaagaGTTAAAATCCATGATTGGAAATGATGAATTACATAAGAATTTAAGCATACTTGAAAAACTTATTTTAGATTCTTTGAAAAAGGATAAATTAAAACTCCCCTTAATAAAAGAAGGAACTGAAGAATATTTGGATATAtctaaatttaaaaaaaaaatattaactgATTCTGAtgataaaacatatattttaccGACATTGGAATCTAGTTTTTATgatattacaaaatatgaACACATATTAAAAGAACAATTAATAGAAgaatataattcaaaaatatCTGATGCAGTAAAGAAAAAACTACTCATTGTAAGAACATTGAAAACTATAAAATTAATGCTTATACCATTAAATGcatataaagaaaagaatGATTTGAAAATTGCACtagaagaattaaataatgtaaTCACACATAGAACATATGAAACACTAAAAAAAAGTCCAATTGAGAATCCTGGAGAGTTTTTTAGGAAATTGTTAACTCATGTTAAAGAAGTTAAAGAATCAAAAGAGATAGAAAATAAGGGAGAGTATTTAATTTTAGGAAATGataaaattgaaataatGGATGCACACGATTTCTTTTTTACAACGaatagtaatataaaattcatGGAAACATTAGATAGTATATCAAATCAATATGGATTGGGTTTAATTAATGATCTGGGTCCTCATTTAATag CCTTGGGACATTTTATGGTATTAAAATTAGCactaaaaaattataaaaattatttcgaagcaaaaaatacaaaattttttaGTTGGCAAAAAATTTTAGAGTTCAGTTTAACAGATCGATTTAAAATTCTTGATATGATGTGTGATCATGATGTTGTATATTATTCTCAAGACAAACGTAGAAAAACGTATTTAAATGTAGATACATCGGGGTCATCAATggaatgtaatatattagagtttttaattcattattttaataaataccAGTTAGAAATAATTAAAGCTACTCAAGATACGGATTTTGAATTACATGGTATGATGGAacataagaatataaaagattATTTCTTCTCATTTATGTGTAATGATCCTAAagaatgtattatttatcatacgaaccaatttaaaaaagaagcaAAGGAAGAAAACACGTTTCCTGAAGAACCGAATCGTGAAATAAGTGCTTATAATTTAtacttaaattattattatttcatgaAACGTTATAGTTCATatggaataaaaaaaacattatatgttcatttattaaatttaactGGACTTTTAa acTATGATACAAGATCATATGTGACATCTCTCTATTTACCAGGATATTACAACg tcGTTGAAATGTCCTTTACGGAAGATGTTGAGTTCACAACCCTGTTTAATAATTTACTAAAAT GTATTAAAAAGTGTCATAAGGAAGAAACCAACACAAATACTTCATTGATGGACAGTAATTCATCACATAATTATTTCCTACATGAGATAACAAAGTGTGATTTATGTAAAGGGGCATTTCTATATTCAAACa TGAAATTTGAGGAAGTTCCTTCGATGCTACaaaaattttacatatatttaactGAAGGTCTAAGAATTCAAAAAGTATCATTTTTAATGAAAACCTTAGATATATATCAAGATTACAGCAATTTTTTGTCTCATGATATAAATTGGTATAcgttcttatttttatttagacTAACAAGTTTTGAAg aaatttcaaaaaaaagtGTAGGTGAAGCCatgtatttaaatatacaagACGAGGATTCTTTCCATAAAACCATTACAACGAATTATTGGTTTCCTTCccctataaaaaaatattatactttATATGTTAGAAAACATCTtccaaataatttattagatg agTTAGAGAAATTGATGAAAAGTAGTACCttagaaaaaatgaaaaaatctATAAACTTTTTAGTTCATGTGAACTCATTTTTACAATTagatttttttcatcaactTAATGAACCACCTGTAGGATTACCACGTTCATATCCATTATCATTAATTCTTGAACATAAATTTAAAGAATGGATGAATAGTTCGCCAGctggtttttatttttcaaattatcataatccttatataagaaaagaaTTACACCGTAAAGTATTGACGGAAAAATTTGAGCCAcctaaaatgaataaatggAATGAGGTTTTGAAGTCATTAATAGAATGTGCATATGATATGTATTTTGAACAAAGACATgtcaaaaatttatataaaaatcataatatatataatattaataataagataATGTTAATGAGAGATTCAgttgatttatataaaaaaaattttaaggatgttatattttttgctgatatatttaatttaagaaaatatttaacaGCTACACccctaataaaaaaaacatgggatagaatgtattattttatttataggaATACTGGAAATTctgtaaatttttataaatatggtattatatatggattcaaaataaataaagtatATTTGAAAGAAGTTGTTGATGAattatattcaatatataattttaatacagATATATTTTCAGATACTTCTTTCTTACAAACGGTATATTTGCTCTTTAGAAAAATTGAAGATAGTTACAGGACGCACAGAAGAAACGACCATATA GGTGtgaataacatttttttcatgaATGTTGCAAATAATTATTCCAAATTAAACAATGAAGAAAGAGAAATGGAAATACACAATTCAATGGCATCAAGATATTATTCCAAAACTATGTTTGCTGCTTTTCAAATGTTATTTTCAACTATGTTAAGTAACGATGCAAATAATCTTGATAAAGTATATGGAAAAAGTAGTAATATACAGGTAGCAACAAGTACCACTGCATTTCTTACATTTGCTTATGTATATAACGGAAGTATAATGGATAGTTTAACAAATAGATTATTACCACCATATGCAAAAAAACCAATAACACAattaaaatatggaaaaacattcgttttttcaaattattttatgttagcctcacaaatatatgaaatgttaaattataaaaatttaagtCTTTTGTGTGAATACCAAGCAGTTGCTAGTGCCAATTATTACTCTGCTAAAAAATTAGGACAATTTGTTGGCAGAAAATATTTCCCTCTTACTACTTATTATCTATCTCTCAGAATTCGTGCATCATATGGTTGGGTGCATGGTACAGaaacaaaaatatgtaatagtGAAGGTGTTAGCTGTTCTCGTAAAGGACCTACGCCTGgaaaatttttctttaattggAAATCTGATGCacctatatatttatatttttactttttctcTAATTTATATCTTGATTCTGCAAAATATTTTCCTGGAGGATTTTCTACTTCATTAAAAGAACAAACTGAACATGTTTCACAGAAGGGTTTTAAGAAGAAACCAATGGTTCATGAACttacaaaaaatttaatactGGACGTTACTAATGGATTTATGTAtgctttttgtttttattctattatgccattatatgcatattttgaaaatgtgaatttttatattataagtaaTTTCCGTTTTCTGGATAGATATTATAATGCATTTAATAAAtactttataaattttttcaaAACGAAACTTAAAAAGTATACTACtgatgtatttataaaatacgAATACGATGCATATACAAGTATGAAGAAATATGGTTATCTTAATGAAGTTATTGGATCTAGACTTTCCTCCAAGAATAGAatagtaaaatatatttatgatagcAACGAtgatattatgaataatttaaGACGATATGATATGGAAAACAGGTTTAGAAATAAAATGTCAACATATGTGGATGAATATGCTTTTTTTGATGATTGTGGAAAAAATGAAGTGTTTCTAAATGACAGATGTGATTATTGTCCTATTGTTGAAGATTTATGTGAACCAGATACAAAAGAATATCAACCACATACTAGTAATATCCAAAAGGTAACAGATAAAAATACTACATATATTAACTATGAAAAATTACATGAAGAATCATACTCACAAGAAACTCAATCAGATAATACCGATGATGAAAAGGATAACGATTTACCAGATACTGAATTGATGATTACAAGATtacaataa